Proteins co-encoded in one Bacillus infantis NRRL B-14911 genomic window:
- a CDS encoding complex I subunit 4 family protein — protein MTFPYYLSVLVFSPLAGLLVLLFVPKAKERAIKWIGLAAALPAAILALAAYFIYHSGAGLEEMDERADWIQFGHPDLVGDYFKISYELGADGFSMIMILLTSFLALLAAAASFRITKEWKGYFMLFLLLETGMLGVFAAENLFLFFLFFEITLIPMFFLIGKWGLFEKEKAAFSFLIYNGLGSAILLIVFIVLFARTGTANMEELQIIMQGGAQAISPFSEELKLGLFIALLIAFGVKLPIFPLHSWMVRVHAEAPASVVMLHAGILLKIGAFGLIRFGLGFFPEQFQQLGLLISILGAVNLLYGAFLAFIQDDFRKVLAYSSISHMGIVLIGLGALNEAGVQGAIFQVVSHGLISALLFYLVGALYERVETSSIKKLGGLSRQMPLAAGFLLAGAMASLGMPGMSGFISEFMAFLGLFENRPAVAAVAALGIILTAVYLLRAVLGVTFGEARSDYGNVTDLKALEMMPAVLLVGAIVLIGVYPLAISAPLQPVLETILPGMGG, from the coding sequence ATGACATTTCCTTATTATCTATCTGTGCTGGTATTCTCCCCGTTAGCAGGGCTGCTTGTGCTCCTATTTGTGCCAAAAGCCAAAGAAAGGGCGATAAAGTGGATAGGCTTGGCCGCAGCATTGCCGGCTGCCATACTCGCCCTCGCTGCCTATTTTATATACCATTCAGGAGCAGGGCTCGAAGAGATGGATGAAAGGGCAGACTGGATCCAGTTTGGCCATCCTGATCTCGTTGGCGATTATTTTAAAATTAGCTATGAACTCGGGGCCGATGGTTTCTCAATGATCATGATCCTGCTCACCAGCTTCCTTGCTTTGCTTGCTGCGGCTGCATCGTTCCGGATCACTAAAGAATGGAAAGGTTATTTTATGCTTTTCCTTCTGTTGGAAACGGGGATGCTTGGCGTTTTCGCAGCAGAAAATCTGTTCTTATTCTTCCTGTTTTTTGAGATAACGCTCATCCCGATGTTCTTCCTGATCGGAAAGTGGGGATTGTTTGAAAAAGAAAAAGCTGCCTTCAGCTTTCTGATCTACAATGGCCTAGGCTCAGCCATCCTGCTGATTGTGTTCATTGTTTTATTTGCCAGAACCGGAACGGCCAATATGGAAGAGCTTCAAATCATCATGCAGGGAGGAGCACAGGCCATTTCGCCTTTCTCTGAGGAGCTGAAGCTGGGGCTGTTCATTGCCCTCCTGATTGCATTTGGCGTCAAGCTGCCGATTTTTCCGCTTCACAGCTGGATGGTCCGTGTCCATGCTGAGGCGCCGGCCTCGGTTGTGATGCTGCATGCCGGCATCCTCTTGAAAATCGGGGCATTCGGCCTCATCCGCTTTGGCCTCGGATTTTTTCCGGAGCAATTCCAGCAGCTCGGCCTGCTGATTAGCATACTGGGTGCAGTCAATCTCCTGTATGGGGCATTCCTTGCTTTCATCCAGGATGATTTCAGGAAAGTGCTTGCCTATTCTTCCATTTCCCATATGGGGATCGTCCTAATCGGATTAGGCGCATTAAATGAAGCGGGCGTACAGGGGGCCATTTTTCAAGTAGTGTCTCACGGACTTATTTCTGCGCTCTTGTTCTATCTTGTCGGAGCTTTATATGAGCGGGTCGAGACCTCATCCATCAAGAAGCTAGGCGGGCTTTCCCGGCAGATGCCGCTTGCGGCCGGCTTCCTGCTCGCCGGGGCGATGGCTTCGCTCGGCATGCCCGGCATGTCCGGATTTATCAGTGAATTCATGGCCTTTCTCGGCCTCTTTGAAAACCGGCCAGCGGTAGCTGCTGTTGCCGCACTGGGCATCATTCTGACAGCTGTCTATCTTCTGAGGGCGGTCCTTGGAGTGACGTTCGGAGAAGCGAGGTCCGACTATGGGAATGTTACGGACCTAAAAGCGTTGGAAATGATGCCGGCGGTGCTCCTGGTTGGAGCCATTGTCCTGATCGGCGTGTATCCGCTCGCCATCAGCGCGCCGCTCCAGCCGGTGCTGGAAACGATTTTGCCAGGAATGGGAGGGTGA
- the nuoL gene encoding NADH-quinone oxidoreductase subunit L, whose product MESAWIIPLFPLLSFVILLLFGRRLKEASAYIGMILSLASFVLSLFVLFDRFASPSFKAEGIWLKIGGLQITAGYEVNQLNALMLIIVSLVSFLVHMYSKGYMHGDGRFHIFYAYLGLFTFAMLGLVLSPNLLQTYIFWELVGLGSFLLIGFYFYKNEAKQAAKKAFIMTRIGDVGLLIGLILLFWQTGSFEYDEIFAAVAEGAISEGMITLTAILIFIGAVGKSGQFPLHTWLPDAMEGPTPVSALIHAATMVAAGVYLVAALFPLFAASETALFTVAAIGGGTAVFAALIGLVQTDIKRVLAYSTVSQLGYMMLALGSAGYTAGVFHLMTHAFFKALLFLAAGSVIHAVHTQDIEKMGGLWKKMKLTGPLFLIGTLSISGVPLFSGFFSKDEILASAWVHGNTVLFWLALLAAFFTAFYMFRLFFMVFAGEPRTKTDSVHESPGVMTFPMLVLGVLAIIAGYVNTPWFGTFLGDWLAEGNDLLGHGHIEAPVWIMIAATAVSLAGILLAWLMYGRRTVSRTWLSSYMPSAHSILLNKFYVDEFYRLSIVQGMKVFSLFLHYIEAFIVEGAVKGIGSAVQSLGKAGSRLQDGQVQTYGAAAFIGLAILTAVFALTGGFFK is encoded by the coding sequence ATGGAAAGTGCATGGATCATACCGCTGTTCCCGCTGTTATCATTTGTCATACTCCTGCTTTTCGGCAGGAGGCTCAAGGAAGCGAGCGCCTATATCGGGATGATCTTAAGCCTTGCCTCCTTTGTGTTATCCCTGTTCGTCCTGTTTGACAGATTTGCCTCCCCGAGTTTCAAGGCGGAAGGAATCTGGCTCAAGATCGGCGGACTGCAGATCACAGCGGGGTATGAAGTCAATCAATTGAACGCATTAATGCTGATCATTGTGTCTCTGGTAAGTTTTCTTGTACATATGTATTCAAAAGGGTATATGCACGGGGACGGAAGATTCCATATCTTTTACGCGTACCTTGGGCTTTTCACCTTTGCCATGCTTGGCCTGGTCCTCTCGCCCAACCTCCTGCAGACCTATATTTTCTGGGAGCTCGTTGGTCTAGGCTCCTTTCTGCTGATCGGCTTCTATTTTTACAAAAATGAAGCAAAGCAGGCTGCCAAGAAAGCCTTCATCATGACAAGGATCGGCGATGTCGGCCTCCTGATCGGACTTATATTGCTTTTCTGGCAGACAGGAAGCTTTGAGTACGACGAGATTTTTGCTGCTGTCGCGGAAGGTGCCATCTCTGAAGGGATGATCACGCTGACAGCGATCCTTATCTTTATCGGAGCAGTAGGAAAATCAGGACAATTCCCGCTCCATACATGGCTTCCCGATGCGATGGAGGGGCCGACCCCGGTTTCTGCACTCATCCACGCTGCAACAATGGTGGCAGCTGGTGTGTATCTGGTTGCTGCGCTTTTCCCTCTATTTGCAGCCAGTGAAACAGCATTATTCACCGTCGCAGCCATTGGGGGAGGGACGGCGGTATTTGCCGCCCTCATCGGTCTTGTCCAGACGGATATTAAAAGGGTGCTCGCTTATTCGACAGTCAGTCAGCTCGGCTATATGATGCTTGCCCTCGGCTCGGCCGGCTACACGGCCGGGGTGTTCCACCTGATGACACATGCCTTTTTCAAAGCGCTTCTTTTCCTTGCGGCAGGGAGCGTCATCCATGCAGTCCATACACAGGATATCGAGAAAATGGGCGGCTTATGGAAAAAAATGAAGCTGACCGGTCCGCTGTTTTTGATCGGGACGCTTTCCATCAGCGGGGTTCCGCTTTTTTCAGGCTTCTTCAGCAAAGATGAAATACTGGCGTCTGCCTGGGTGCACGGAAATACGGTCCTGTTCTGGCTCGCACTGCTTGCCGCCTTTTTTACCGCTTTCTATATGTTCAGGCTGTTCTTCATGGTTTTTGCCGGAGAACCTCGTACAAAAACAGATAGTGTTCATGAATCACCGGGTGTGATGACCTTCCCGATGTTAGTGCTGGGAGTACTGGCTATTATTGCAGGCTATGTGAATACCCCTTGGTTCGGTACCTTCCTGGGCGACTGGCTGGCAGAGGGCAATGATTTGTTAGGGCATGGCCATATTGAAGCGCCTGTCTGGATCATGATTGCAGCGACTGCGGTTTCACTTGCCGGCATCCTTCTTGCCTGGCTGATGTACGGCAGGAGGACGGTATCGCGCACCTGGCTCAGCAGCTATATGCCTTCTGCCCACAGCATCCTGCTGAACAAATTTTATGTGGACGAATTTTACCGGCTCAGCATTGTACAGGGAATGAAGGTGTTCAGTCTTTTCCTTCATTATATTGAAGCTTTCATTGTAGAAGGAGCCGTAAAGGGAATCGGTTCTGCGGTGCAGAGCCTTGGAAAAGCAGGCTCCAGGCTCCAGGATGGACAGGTACAGACATATGGGGCGGCCGCCTTTATTGGCCTTGCTATCCTGACAGCTGTATTTGCTTTGACAGGGGGGTTCTTTAAATGA
- the nuoK gene encoding NADH-quinone oxidoreductase subunit NuoK, translated as MTGVPVSAYLALALILFCIGLYGALTKRNTVIVLISIELMLNAVNINLVAFSKYGMVPSITGQVFALFAIAVAAAEAAVGLAILISLYRSRRTVNIDEMDTMKH; from the coding sequence ATGACAGGTGTACCTGTTTCAGCTTATCTCGCGCTGGCACTCATCTTATTTTGCATCGGACTATACGGGGCCCTTACGAAACGGAATACCGTCATCGTCCTCATTTCCATTGAGCTGATGCTGAATGCGGTCAATATCAATCTTGTCGCGTTCAGCAAATATGGGATGGTCCCGTCAATCACAGGACAGGTATTCGCCTTATTTGCCATAGCTGTTGCTGCAGCGGAAGCGGCGGTAGGCCTCGCCATCCTCATTTCTCTTTACCGCAGCCGCAGGACGGTCAACATCGATGAAATGGATACGATGAAACATTAG